A segment of the Streptomyces sp. ITFR-21 genome:
GCCGCAGCGATCGGCGCCGGGGGGCTGGGCGCGCTGAGCTACGGGCAGGAGTTCACCTACCCGGCACTCGCCCCCGGCTACGGCCCGGAACCCCGCAGCCCCCGGCTGCTGGTGGCGAAACTCGCGGTCGCCGCCGTTGCCGCCGTTCTGCTCGCCGGGCTCGCCGCGGTCATCGACGTGGCACTGCTGTACACCCTGCCCGGCGCCCGGCGGGACGTCGGGCCGCTTGCCCATCCGGCGGCCCTCGCCGGCTGGGCGGCCCTCGCCGTCGGCTGCGCCTGGGCGGGTGTGCTGGCCGCGGCCGTGTTCCGCACCACGGCGCTGGGACTGGCCGCGGTGCTCGCTGTTCCGGTGCTGGTCGTACCGGCCGTACGGGCGGCCCTCGGTGAGCGCGCCGCCGGGGAACTCGGCGATGCGGCCGGGGCGTTGTGGTCGGTGCTGACGGGCGTCTCCCAGGACGGCCGTACGGTGTCCGGGACGCTGCGGCTCGCCGCCCAACCCTTCTTCCTCGCGCTGGTGTTGTCGCTGGTCGCGCTCGCCGGAGCCTATGCGGCGAGCGCGATGCGCGGCCGGCGCAGGGGGCGCAGGACAACTGCCGTCCCGGCGGCCACTACTGCACCACTGACCAGCAAAAAGAGCTGATTCGTCCACAAAAACGTCAATTATCAGGTGATGAGCACTCACCCTTTCGTGTGCTTTTCAGCAAAGCCCTCAAGGCGCGCACCGGCTTCGCCGACAAAAGATGCGTGAGTACCCTTGCGCATTCCATGATGACCTCGGCTCGCTCAGCCGACTCCGGGATCTCCGGTCCGGGCGAGCTGGACCGCTATTCGTACGCCGACACCCCCGGCGCCGACCGCCCCGGACTGCCGTCCTGGGAGGGCGCGGAGCCGGACATGAACCGGGTCGGCCGCCGCACGGGCGGCAGTCGCGGCCGGGGGCTGCACGGCCAACTCGTCCAGCAGCTCGGACAGATGATCGTCTCCGGCGACCTCGGCGCCGACCGCCCCCTCGTGCCCGAGGAGATCGGCCAGCGTTTCGAGGTCTCCCGCACCGTGGTGCGCGAGTCCCTGCGCGTGCTGGAGGCCAAGGGCCTGGTGAGTGCCCGCCCCAATGTCGGTACCCGGGTCCGTCCGGTCAGCGACTGGAACCTGCTCGACCCCGACATCATCGAATGGCGGGCGTTCGGACCGCAGCGCGACGAGCAGCGCCGCGAACTGCTCGAACTGCGCTGGACCATCGAGCCACTGGCCGCCAGGCTCGCCGCCGGCCACGGGCGCGAGGACATTCAGCAGCGGCTGGCCGACATGGCGGAGATCATGGCCCACGCCGCCGCCCAGGGAGACGCCCTCACGTTCTCCCGCGCCGACGCCGAGTTCCACAGCCTGCTCCTGCAGGTCGCGGGCAACCGGATGCTGGAGCACCTGTCGGGTATCGTCTCCTCCGCCCTCCACGTCTCCGGCGGCCCGGCCACCGGCTGCGACCGCCCCGCCGACGCCTCCGTCGGGCTGCACCACCGGATCGTCGACGCGCTCGCCGGCGGCGACGGCGGCACCGCGGAAGCGGCAATGCGCCAGCTGCTCGCGGTACCCGACGAGCAGCCGGCGGCGGGCCCGGCCGACCACGTCGTCCCCGCCCCGCGCGAACACTGACTGCCCCCGGGCCGCCGTGGGTCACCCGTTGACGGGGCCCGCGGCGGCCTTAGACGTATCAGATGTCCGATTTTCCGATGATGGGTACTATTCGTGGTGTGACTCGGGCCACGTAGGGTGGGCGTAACGCTTGGCGAGGCAGTGCGATGACTTAATAGGTGGCGGCCGTACGAGGAATATCCAGCGTCGCGTCTGGCGCTGAGCCGCTGTGCGGTTCCACCGAGTCGTTCCCATCGTTCCGAGAGGTTGTTCGTGTCGGCCAGCACATCCCGTACGCTCCCGTCCGAGATCGCCGAATCCCAGTCTCTGATGGCACTCATCGAGCAGGGTAAGGCCCAGGGCCAGATCGCCGGCGACGACGTGCGTCGGGCGTTCGAAGCGGACCAGATTCCGGCAACCCAGTGGAAGAACGTTCTGCGCAGCCTCAACCAGGTCCTCGACGAGGAGGGTGTGACGCTGATGGTGACTGCCGCTGAGGCGCCCAAGCGCACCCGTAAGAGCGTCGCAGCCAAGAGCCCGGCGAAGCGTACTGCCACCAAGACGGTCGCCACCAAGGCGGCCCCTGCCAAGAAGACCGTAGCGCCCACGGCCCCCACCCCTGCGGTGGTGGTCGAGGCCGAGACCACGGTGGAGCCATCGGTGGAGGCGGAAACCCCAGCCAAGAAGGCGCCGGCGAAGAAGGTCGCCGCCAAGAAGACGGCCGCCAAAAAGGCCCCCGCGAAGAAGGTGGCAGCGGCCAAGAAGACCACTGCTGCCGTACCGAGCGAGGACGAGGCGGTCGCCGAGACCGACGAACTGCTCGAAGAGGTCGTGCCCGGTGGCAAGAGCGGGGAGGAGGACACCGAGAAGACGGAGTCCGAGAGCTTCGTGCTCTCCGACGACGACGAGGACGACGCGCCTGCCCAGCAGGTCGCGGTCGCCGGTGCCACCGCCGACCCGGTCAAGGACTACCTCAAGCAGATCGGCAAGGTCCCGCTGCTCAACGCCGAGCAGGAGGTCGAGCTCGCCAAGCGGATCGAGGCCGGCCTGTTCGCCGAGGACAAGCTCGCGGCGGCCGACAAGCTCGCACCCAAGCTCAAGCGTGAGCTGGAGATCATCGCCGAGGACGGCCGCTGGGCCAAGAACCACCTGCTGGAGGCCAACCTCCGGCTCGTGGTGTCGCTGGCCAAGCGCTACACCGGCCGCGGCATGCTCTTCCTGGACCTCATCCAGGAAGGAAACCTGGGCCTGATCCGCGCGGTCGAGAAGTTCGACTACACCAAGGGCTTCAAGTTCTCCACCTACGCCACCTGGTGGATCCGGCAGGCGATCACCCGCGCCATGGCCGACCAGGCCCGTACCATCCGCATCCCGGTGCACATGGTCGAGGTCATCAACAAGCTGGCCCGCGTCCAGCGCCAGATGCTCCAGGACCTGGGCCGCGAGCCCACTCCGGAGGAGCTGGCCAAGGAACTCGACATGACCCCTGAGAAGGTCATCGAGGTCCAGAAGTACGGCCGCGAGCCCATTTCGCTGCACACCCCGCTGGGCGAGGACGGCGACAGCGAGTTCGGTGACCTGATCGAGGACTCCGAGGCGGTCGTGCCCGCCGACGCGGTCAGCTTCACGCTTCTGCAGGAGCAGCTGCACTCGGTTCTGGACACCCTCTCCGAGCGGGAGGCGGGCGTGGTCTCGATGCGCTTCGGCCTCACCGACGGGCAGCCCAAGACGCTGGACGAGATCGGCAAGGTCTACGGGGTGACGCGCGAGCGGATCCGGCAGATCGAGTCCAAGACGATGTCCAAGCTGCGGCACCCGTCGCGCTCCCAGGTTCTCCGGGACTACCTGGACTGATCCGGGGGTACCTCGGACGGTACCAGCACCGAACGCGTTTCGGGTCACCGGAAGTGGCCTCCTGCGGATGCGGCCTCCGATCCTATCGATAACTCTGGGTGCTCAGAGTTGTTCATAGGGTCAGGAGGCCGTATGCGTTTCCCCATCCGTGCCGTGACGGCGGCTGTGGTAGCACTGCTGCCCGCGGCCGTCCTGCCGCTCGCGGGGCCTGCGGCCCCGGCGGCGGCGAACGGTGTGATCATCGGCGGCACCCCCGCCAGTACCGACCAGGAGCCGTGGGTGGTGGCGCTGTCCAGCCGCTCGCGCTTCGGTACCGACCGCTCCGGCCAGTTCTGCGGGGGCGCGGTCGTCTCCCCGCGGACGGTCGTCACCGCCGCGCACTGTTTCGGCCGGGAAGCGCTCGGCGTCTCCGACTGGCGGCAGCTGCCCGATCTGCGTGTCATCGCGGACCGCACCGATCTGACCGGCGACGCCGGCGAGGAGATCCGACTGTCGCAGGTGTGGGTGAACCCGGGCTTCGATCCCTCCACCAACGCCGGGGACGTGGCCGTGATCACGCTGGAGGAAGCGCTGCCCGGCGGGACGGGCATCGCACTGGCCCAGCCGTCGGACACCCAGCTGTACCAGGACGGTGCCCAGGCGGAGGTGTACGGCTGGGGGGATACGACCGGACGCGGCGACTACGCGGATGCACTCCGCTCCGCGCCGGTTACGGTCTTCGCGGACACGACCTG
Coding sequences within it:
- a CDS encoding FadR/GntR family transcriptional regulator → MLFSKALKARTGFADKRCVSTLAHSMMTSARSADSGISGPGELDRYSYADTPGADRPGLPSWEGAEPDMNRVGRRTGGSRGRGLHGQLVQQLGQMIVSGDLGADRPLVPEEIGQRFEVSRTVVRESLRVLEAKGLVSARPNVGTRVRPVSDWNLLDPDIIEWRAFGPQRDEQRRELLELRWTIEPLAARLAAGHGREDIQQRLADMAEIMAHAAAQGDALTFSRADAEFHSLLLQVAGNRMLEHLSGIVSSALHVSGGPATGCDRPADASVGLHHRIVDALAGGDGGTAEAAMRQLLAVPDEQPAAGPADHVVPAPREH
- a CDS encoding RNA polymerase sigma factor, whose amino-acid sequence is MFVSASTSRTLPSEIAESQSLMALIEQGKAQGQIAGDDVRRAFEADQIPATQWKNVLRSLNQVLDEEGVTLMVTAAEAPKRTRKSVAAKSPAKRTATKTVATKAAPAKKTVAPTAPTPAVVVEAETTVEPSVEAETPAKKAPAKKVAAKKTAAKKAPAKKVAAAKKTTAAVPSEDEAVAETDELLEEVVPGGKSGEEDTEKTESESFVLSDDDEDDAPAQQVAVAGATADPVKDYLKQIGKVPLLNAEQEVELAKRIEAGLFAEDKLAAADKLAPKLKRELEIIAEDGRWAKNHLLEANLRLVVSLAKRYTGRGMLFLDLIQEGNLGLIRAVEKFDYTKGFKFSTYATWWIRQAITRAMADQARTIRIPVHMVEVINKLARVQRQMLQDLGREPTPEELAKELDMTPEKVIEVQKYGREPISLHTPLGEDGDSEFGDLIEDSEAVVPADAVSFTLLQEQLHSVLDTLSEREAGVVSMRFGLTDGQPKTLDEIGKVYGVTRERIRQIESKTMSKLRHPSRSQVLRDYLD
- a CDS encoding S1 family serine peptidase, which translates into the protein MRFPIRAVTAAVVALLPAAVLPLAGPAAPAAANGVIIGGTPASTDQEPWVVALSSRSRFGTDRSGQFCGGAVVSPRTVVTAAHCFGREALGVSDWRQLPDLRVIADRTDLTGDAGEEIRLSQVWVNPGFDPSTNAGDVAVITLEEALPGGTGIALAQPSDTQLYQDGAQAEVYGWGDTTGRGDYADALRSAPVTVFADTTCEKAYPGSSDGTYLKATMMCAGARGGGRDACQGDSGGPLVVSGRLVGLVSWGSGCAQAAYPGVYTRVSAVAALVAQHM